CTCCACGGGCAAGCGCTGGCTCACCAGTCCGGTCTATCGCGGCGATCTGGAATATCACACAGGCGAGGTCGTGCCCGATACGCATCCGGCGATTTTGCCCAAGGCTGAGGCGGCCCAGGTGGATCGCATTTTGCGGCGAAATCGCAAGCTGCCGCCCCGGGCCGCCAGTGCCCCGCGATCGCTCTCTGGGCTGGTCACCTGCGGCGAGTGCCAGTCGGCTTTGCGCGTGTGCAGTGTGACGCGCCCCCGCCAGTCCCAGCGCTATCTCTACCTGCGCCCTGCGGCCTGTCCCCGTGCGAAAAAATGTGGGGCGATCGCCTACGAGTCCGTGCTGCAAGCCACCTTCCAGCGCATTTGCACCGACCTGCCGCGCCTAGTTTCGGGCACGCCCCTGCCCGATGTAGAACAGATGCAGCGGGCGATCGCCGCTCAAATCCACACGCGCCAAACCTGGCTGGGTCAACTGCCCGATCTGGTGCAGCAGGGCATTCTGGATCAGCAAACCGCCGACCTCCGCGCTTATACGCTGCGAACCGAAATTGCCCGCCTGCAAACCCAAATCGACCAATTGCCTCCAGCAAACCTAAGGGCGATCGCCCAGGTCATCTCGCTACCTCAGTTCTGGCTTGACCTGTCGGAGTCTGAGCGCCGCGCCTATTTCCGCGAATTTCTGCGGCAAATCGTGCTGGAGCGCGAGGGAGAAGCGTGGCAGGTAAGGCTGGTATTTTTGCTAGAGCGGCCTAACGTTTGACCGCTGATACTTTTCCCAACCCCGCCCGTGCCAAAATCTCTGGGATCAGGTCTTCCCGCTTCACCGCCATCATGTGAACGCCCTGGCAGAGTTGCCGCGCCATCTGCACCTGCTCAGCGGCGATCGCCACGCCTTCTTCTAGCGGATGGGCCGCTGTTTCTAGGCGATCGATGATGTGTTGGGGAATCTGGGCACCAGGCACATTCTTATTAATAAACTGCGCATTTTTGGCAGACTTCAGCAAAAAAATGCCCGCCAGAATCGGCCGATTGCAGCCCGCCGCAACCTGGTGCATGAACTTGTCCAGACGGTCAAAATCGGTAATCAACTGACTCTGGAAAAACTGCGCCCCCGCCTCAACCTTCCGCTCAAATCGGCGCTGGAGTCCTGACCAGCTTGGACACTGCGGATCGACCGCTGCCCCGGCAAAAAAGCTGGTCGCCCCATCCGTCAGCGGCTTCTCGTTAATATCCAGCCCCGCATTGAGGTTGCCGATCAATCGCAGCAGCCGCACCGATTCCAGATCAAATACAGGCTTGGCATCGGGATGATCGCCCGCCTTGATCGGGTCACCCGTCAGCGCCAGCACATTGCGAATGCCCAGCGCCTGCGCCCCCATCAGGTCTGCCTGTAGCCCAATTCGATTGCGATCGCGGCAGGCTACCTGATAAATCGGCTCGATACCCTCCCGCAGCAGCAGCGCCGCTGACACCAGCGACGACATCCGCAGCACCGCCCGACTGCCGTCGGTAATGTTTACCCCATGCACCCAGTCCTTCAGCAAATGCGCCATTTGCAGCATATGCGTCGGGTCGCAGCCCTTCGGCGGCATCACCTCAGCAGTGATCAAAAATTCGCCAGACCGGGCAGCCGCTTGCAGACGGGTTGAAGGAGCCAGAGATCGGGGTTCAGCAGGCAGGGATGAAGAGGTAACCATAATCAGCGGATTCTAACAATTTGAGGCATCGAGATTTCAGGGGCAATATAACTAAGGATGATCAAGATTCATAGTCCGACCCCTGTTCGCGCAAGCATTGCGGAGCAATCTCCCTGACCTCTTCAAACGGGCAAAGCGTATCCCAGCGCCTTTTTCACTTTGGTTAGCGTGATATTGGCGATCGCCTCTGCCCTTTCTTTGCCCTCACGCAAGACCTGCTGCAAATAGCCCGGTTCGCCCATAATCTCGTGATAGCGATCCTGAATCGGCTTCAGTGCAGTAATCATCGTCTCCGTCAGCAGCGGTTTGAACTGCCCCCAGCCCATCTCGGCACATTCCTTCGCCACTTCGTCCTTCGTCTGACCCGACAGGATCATGTAAAGCGTCAGCAGGTTAGTGCATTCCGGGCGTTCAGGATTGTCAAACTCCAGTCCGCGAATCGGATCAGTTTTGCAGCGCTTGATCTTGCGCTGAATCTCTTCGGGCGAATCCAGCAGGTTGATTCGGCTTAACTCTGACGGGTCAGATTTTGACATCTTCTTCGTACCGTCGGTCAGGCTCATTACCCGTGCGCCCTCAGCACGAATCATCGGCGTAGGCAGCTTCAGGATCGGCGCATCCTCGCGACCAAACTGGTAGTTGAGTCGGGCGGCAATGTCGCGGGTGAGTTCTAGATGCTGCTTCTGGTCTTCGCCGACGGGTACTTTGTCAGGTTCGTAGAGCAAGATGTCTGCCGCTTGCAGCACGGGATAGCTGAGCAGGCCTGCGCCGACGTTTTCGCCCTGTTTCACGGCCTTTTCCTTGAACTGGATCATGTCTTCCAGCCAGTTCAGCGGCGTAATGCACATCAACAGCCAGGCCAACTCTGCGTGGGCGGGCACATGAGACTGCACAAAGATGGTGGCGTGTTCCAGGCTAATGCCGCTGGCAAGGTAAGAGGCGGCGACTTTGTAGGTGCTTTCGGCCAGTCGTGTGGGATCGTGGGGCACAGTAATGGCGTGCAAATCCGCCATAAATAGATAGCTGTCGTAGTCTTCCTGAATCTCGACCCAGTTGCGAATGGCACCGAGGTAGTTGCCCAAGTGCAACTCACCTGTTGGCTGAATGCCAGAGAGAACGCGCTGCTTGCCCATGAAACTGTTTGCTGATGAAAGTATCTTGACAGTGAGGACGGCGGAAGCCTAAGAAATCGTTATACCCGCGTGTTTTCAACCATAACCCAAATAGCGTTTTGGGATGTAGCTGTCGTGCGGATGGGCAAACCTAGAAGTCTACGGGTTGCGAATCCCGATTGCCCACCCCCATAATGAAGTAAATGTTACGAAATTGTAAAACTTGTAAGCAATAATTCACAGCGCCCCCATGACTTATGCTTCTTCCGACTCGATGACGCAAGCCCTAGCGGAATGCATCGCCCTGCTGCAAGATCTACAAACTCATGCAGCGGCCAATGATGCGTTTGATCAACTGAAAGCCCAAATTGCCGAGTCGAATCCGGCAATGGCTAATCTGCTGGAAATGTTGTGGCGAGAGGCAGTGGCAGGGCGGCGCTCGGCCGCGTTTTGGCAGCAGATTTGCGACGTGGAGCGCGACCTGACCGAAAACCTGTCGGCAAACCACTTCCAGCTTCAGCAAAACTATCTGCGCCTGATGCAAGAGCAATAGCCTGGGGCGCTCGAATGAGATTAGGACTTACGCAGTTGGACGATTTCTCGCGGGCTGCACCCACCAGAAATCATCCAAAACCCAGAAAACCTATCGCGAGTGCGTAAGTCCTGGAGATCTGGAACTTGATCTGCGATTTGAGAAGATCCTCAGCAGCTTTTCAGGCACTTCTCAGAGGCTGTTCAAGGTGCGTTCAGGCGATCGCCCCATCATAGTTCTCATAAGTTCTTGGGCCCTCTACCCGTCGATTTTATGAACCGGCGGGAGAGGGTTTACCAGAGCGCTTTTGGGTAAACCCTGACAACCACGACCGAATAGCGATAAAGCAGCGATGAAGAAGCGATACTTTTTAGGCATCAGTACGGCAGTGTTGGGGGTGGCGTGGCTTTCTCGCTATTTGCCCGGACAGCAAGGGGCAAGCGAGGCGATCGCCAGCACAACGTTCGAGATCACCAAAACAGAGGCAGAATGGCGAGCCATTCTGACACCGGAACAGTTTCGCGTGCTGCGGCAGCACGGCACCGAGTATCCCGGCAGCAGCCCCCTAGACAAGGAATATGGCAACGGCACCTATGTTTGCGCAGCCTGCGGCCTGCCGCTGTTTAGCTCCGAAACGAAGTACGACAGTGGCACAGGCTGGCCCAGCTTCTCTGCACCCATTCAAGGGGCGATCGGCGCAAGCATCGACAATTCTTTTCTGATGACTCGTACAGAGGTTCACTGTCGCCGCTGTGGGGGTCACCTTGGGCATGTGTTTGACGATGGCCCCGCGCCCACGGGTCTTCGCTATTGCATGAATGGCGTTGCGCTGAGGTTTGTTCCAGCTTAGTGGAATCAGGGTGGCTTAAAGCTCAGTGGCTTAAAGCTCAGTGGCTTGCCAGCGTGATCCCAGCACTGCTCTATTCTGCTCTATTCCAATCTGCTCTATTCCAATAGATTTGCAGAACCCACATCAGCCCTTGGCTCTTCATAGAGCTTGATTTCCAGCCCGTCCGGTGGCTGTTTGTGAGGCTCCGGCTCTAGCCCGTTTTGCGGTAGCCAAATCCGCAGCCACGCGCCGCCTGTTTCTGGATGGTTGCTGGCCAACACTATGCCTTGATGGGCTTCCACAATTTGCCGAACGATTGCCAGACCCAGACCGCTGCTGGTGCGGTGGTATGGCTCGGCTGCACTCGAATGAGATGAATTTGAATGAGATGAATTCGACGCTTCAGAACTGGCAGAGCAGTTGGGTGGCAAGCGCGATCGCGCTGGGTCGGCCCGATAGAACCGCTCAAACACATGGGGCAAGTCTTGCTCCGCAAATCCGGTTCCTGCGTCAAACACCTCCAGCCAAACGCCTGTTTCAGGGCTACTGTGGGTAGACTCTTCTGCAAGTCCTGTGCTGATTCGCACCGTGACCGTTTCCCAGGGCGGACTGTATTTAATGCTGTTATCTAGCAGGTTCATTAGCACGCGATAAATTCGGGCCTCATCGATCTGCACCGGCAAAGACTCTGGTCCCTGATAGCTCAACTGCACCTGCTTTTTGCGAGACAGCGGCTCCAGATTGAGCCAGGCTGCCTGCACCAGGTCGGGCAGATTGACCTGTCTCAGATGCAGGCATTGAGACGATTCGCGGTCAATCAGCGCCAAGTCTAGCAAGTCTTGCACCAGGTCACTGAGACGAATAGATTCCCCAATTAGCCGATTGACCCAGCCCCGCAGCGCTGGATCGAGCCGAGTTTGCAGCGTTTCGGCAATCAGTCGGATAGAGGTGAGGGGGGTTTTTAACTCGTGGGCTACGTCGGAAGCCCAGCGATCGAGTTTCTGCCTGAGCTGCACCGATTCTTGACGGCTTTCCAAAAACACGCCGACATGCTGCTTGGGCAGGGGAACCGCATAGCCCCGCAGCACGTAAGAGCGCTGGCGAGTTAGCTGCAACACGTCTGGGCTGACGGGGTAGAACACCCAGTCTTTCTGGCATAGCGTTTTGGAATTACGGGCTTGCTCCACGAGGTCGTCTAGCTCGTAGGAGCGCACCAGTTCCAGCAGCAGGCGGGGATTTTCGGGCTGGTTCGGCGGCGCGGGGGTAAGGTCTAAGAGCGATCGCGCTTCAGGGTTGCACCAGACCAGGCGGTTTTCGTCATCAAGATGCAGATAGCCAACGGGCGCAGCCTCCAAGATGGAGCGGTAGGTAGACACCTCCGCCGCCAACTGCTGCTGAATCCGCTGCTGGTGGGCCACCGTCAGGGCAAGCTGAGACGTAGCCGAAAAGGGAGAAGTTTCCACATCTGCGGCCCGCAGTTCCCGAAGCAGTCGGGTGAGGCGCTGGCGCTGGCGAATCTGCTGCCAGCACAATAGCCCCAAACCAATGAGCAGCCCCAGCAAGAAATCGAGAATACCCACCGCAGATCCTTTGAGAGTACCTCTGAAAGCCCCCAATCAGCCGCTCCAGGGCGCTTAGCCGAAGCGATAGCCAAACCCGCGCACCGTGTTCAAATATTCGGGGTGACTAGGGTCTAGCTCTAGCTTTTCGCGCAGCCAGCGAATGTGGACATCCACCGTCTTGCTGTCGCCCATGAAATCAGGCCCCCACACCTTTTCGATGAGCTGCTCTCGCGACCACACGCGCCGGGGATGGGTCATAAACAGTTCCAGGATGCGGAACTCTTTGGGCGAGAGGTTGATAGCTTCACCGCGCACCGTCACGCGACACTCTTGCGGAAACAGGGTAATATCCTGGAACCTCAGGTTGGCATCCCCGATCTGGGGTTGGGCCTGGCGATAGCGACGCAGCAGCGCTCGACAGCGGGCAATCAGTTCCCGCATTCCGAAGGGCTTGGTGAGATAGTCATCTGCGCCTACCTCTAGCCCAACCACGCGATCGGTTTCGCTACCTTTGGCGCTGAGGATGAGAATTGGTACGGTGCTGCCGTTGTGGCGGATCAGACGGCACAGATCCAATCCGTTCACGTAGGGCAACATTAAGTCCAGAATAATCAGGTCGATCTCAAACTCGGCGTAATCACCCTCGTCGGCGCGGGTCGTGATCTCCAGCGCGGCCCGCCCGTCCTCTGCCACGAGTACGTCGTAGCCTTCGTCGCTGAGGGCGAGCTTAATCGTTTCACGAATGAGTTCTTCGTCTTCCACCAGCAGCACGCGACCGAGCTTGACATCGGTCTGAAGCAGCTTGCTATCTGGCGCTGGGGTGTCCTGAATCATGGAGGCCATGAATTTTTTGCGGTGAATCTTCAGGCCAATCTTACCAAATTGGTCGAAACAGATTGAGGGCGCTCGCTCGCGCAATTTTAAGGAATCCTTAAAACTGGTCAGAAAGCCTGCATTAAGCCTGCATTGAGCCTGCGTCCGTCCTGCGCCCTACTCAACCGCCGCAGCAGCGATCAATCCCCAGACTGTCTAGCAGCAAATCGCTGACTGCATTGGCCACAGCAAACTCGCTAAAAAAACTGTGGGAAAAGTCAAACGCCTGCATTTCCGTCACCAAGGCAATTACCAGCGACCCCAAATCTGTTTCCCCTTCCATGCGATGTCGCACAAACACCTGCGCCGCCCGTCGGGCAATCTCTGCATTCACTGCTTCGGGGATAAACTCTTCGTCGAGCCAGCGGTGCAGCGCCGCCTGGAGCCATTCGCCCTCCTGCTGGGGATGGGTCGCCACGGGCAGGGTAATTGCTGGAATCGGTTCAGCCATAAGCAATTCTGAGGCAACTTCGAGTCTGAGGCAACTTTGAGACAAATTTTTGAGACGAATTTGAGACGAATTTGAGACGAATTTGAGACAAGCTTGAAATAACGTCGCGTTTGAAATTCGTGTTTGAGATTCGCGTTTGAAAGTCGCGTTTGCAACAACTTCGCGCCTGACTCAGCGATTTCGCAGTCTGTTCCGTAGGATGAGGGTATGACCTGGTATCAGTATGACATTGAGGCGATCGTCCAGCGCTATGCCCAGGGATATTTCTTGATGGCAGAAGACACAGGCGACTCGCTGGGTTGGTATTCCAGCCAGCAGCGGACGCTGATCCCGCTGGATGATCGGTTTCGGTATCCGCGATCGCTCCAGCGGGTGCTGAACCAAAACCGCTTTTCGGTGGCGATCGATCGTGCCTTTTCAGAGGTTGTGGACGGCTGCGCCGACCGCGACACCACCTGGATCTCCAGCGAACTGAAGGTGATTTATCAGGAACTCCATCGCGCGGGCTATGCCCACAGCTTTGAAACCTGGCAGGGCGATGAGTTGGCGGGCGGCATTTTGGGGATTATTGTCGGCGGTGCGTTTATTGGCGAGTCGATGTTTTATCGAATTCCCGACGGGTCGAAGGTAGCGATGGTGAAGCTGGTGGAGCGATTGCGCGATCGCCAGTTTGTCCTCTTCGACGCGCAAATGATGAACCCCCACCTGGCCCGCTTTGGAGCCTACATCGTCAGCAACCGCGAGTATCGCAAGCTGTTGCAGCGGGCCGCTGAGATCCGTCCCTCGCTGCTTTAGGGGACGAACGGCAGATAAACACAGCAGATAAACCCCGCCCATATCGAGAACTGGAGTTTTCTCTCTAGAACTGGTCTTGCCCTGTAGAACGGGTTTAGGCTTCCAGAAGCCGTCTTTTGGAACTTGGGGAAGTAGGCACCCTAGAGTTACTGAACCTTAATGGTTTCGGGATAAAAGCCGGTGATGAGATTTGAACTCACGGCCGCTCGATTACGAATCGAGTGCTCTACCACTGAGCTACACCGGCAAGGCTGCATCGAGCGCTGCAAAGTCAATTTTTACAGACAATCATGAATTATAGCAGCCCTGACTAATTTATGAAATGGGTTTCTGCGCCCAGAGTTGGGCTGCGCGGGTCTTCTACGCTTCCAAAAATCGATAGGACTTACGCAGTTGGACAATTTCTCGTGGGTGCAGCCCATGAGAAATTGTCCAAAACCCAAAGACCTTATCGCAAATGCGTAAGTCCTGATCGATTCAGACCAGTCTATCTGGGATTGCTCCGGGTTGCCCTGTAGTCATAGCCAGTTGCTATGAAACAGCGGGGCGATGCCCAAAGCTGCAAAAGCTACAAAAGCACCTATCATGAGTAGGTCTATTTTCAGCGCTTGCTTTGGAGCGCTTTGAGCGAACTAGATTTGGGTGTTGCCGATGGTACAACTGATTCTGCGTGTGAATACAGCAACCGTGTTTAAGCTGCGGCCCGAGCCGACTTCTCTGTTGCAGCCCAATGAAATGGTGGCGATCGCCTCTGGCAACACCTACCCGCTGCATTCCTACGCCTACGCCAATATCAATGGCTCCTTCAACGGACATATAAAGTTTGCATTGCAAAACCGAACCATCAACGGATTCAACACTTGGTTTGTGTCGAGTCTGGATGCTCAAGTCGAAGCCAACGGGGTGGTGGTCTACCCGCACGAAGATCAAGAGAGCATACCGATCCTCTGGATTAATCAAAATACGATCCTGAAGCGCCGCCCAGTCGATTCATCTGTGTTGTCCCCGTCAGAACGAGTCTCGATCCAGCGGGGTTGCATGATCAACCTGCATTCCTACGCCTTCGCCGACGCGCAGGGCGAATTTAACAACCATATTAAGTTTGCCATCCGCGATCGCATTGATTTTATCAACGGGCTAAGCACCTGGTTCGTGTTCAATCAGCACGCTTTCGTCACCTTTGATGGAGACGTGGTGTATCCCCCCGAAGACCCCAATGCGTTTATCTTGAGAATTACGCAAAACACGCTGTTCAAACGTCGCCCGGTGCAGTCGTCGCAGCTTGCGCCCAACGAACAGGCTCCTGCTGTTCCGGGGACGCTGCTGGTGATTGACAACTATGCCTTTGCCGATGCCCAAGGATCGTTCAACTCACACATCAAGTTTGCCCTCAAGTACGTCAAAGACAATATCTACGGGTTTAACACCTGGTATGTATTTGACCAACATGCGCGAGTCGAGCAGGCAGGCAGAGTCGTTTATCCCAGACCCCAACCGACTCCGCCGCCGCCCCCGCCGCCCCCGCCGCCACCCCCACCGCCCCCGCCACCCCAGTACACGGGTCGGCCGTTTCGCCTGCCGGGCTATTCCTCCACGTTTTATACCGACCAGCCGATTATTCCCAACGGCAACTTTACCTGGGGCGAGGCAACCAAGAACGCGACGCGCATTCCTGCCACCAAGGCGATCGCCGACAATATCCTGGCCCTGGCGCGGGAGCTGCAACGGGTGCGAAACCAGATTGGCCGCCCCTTCCAGGTCAATTCCTGGTATCGTCCGCCAGATGTCAACTCGGCAGTGGGCGGAGCAACCAACAGCCAGCACCTCTACGGCAAGGCGGTCGATGTGCAGGTGCAGGGCCTGAGCGGTCGCCAGGTGGCGAATGCAGTGATGCTGTCCTGGAATGGCGGCATTGGCATCTACAGCAACATGCCGAACGTGATCCACCTGGATATCGGGCCGAAGCGCACCTGGGGGTTTTAGGGACGCAGCCATCTCCCACCGAGGGCGAGCGTCCCGTCACACGATTGCTCAGGGCTGACGCAGGCGCGTCTCTAGTCCAAAAAGATAAGCTGTAGCAACCTAGACCCCCGTTTTGCTGTCGTTGCTTC
The Thermoleptolyngbya sichuanensis A183 DNA segment above includes these coding regions:
- a CDS encoding recombinase family protein; this translates as MINCRENGITPGAAHRPQWQQLVQDCQENPPDAVLVRQLSDLGESVAEVGDRLAELEALHIPLRIAGADPQAPAPSPAELLQQFQTLQSAQHRQRIQQGHARNRIQAQPPPGKAPYGYRRGKDRYVLDRTTAPVVKDFFDHFLLYGSLRGSIRYLQQKYNKKISSSTGKRWLTSPVYRGDLEYHTGEVVPDTHPAILPKAEAAQVDRILRRNRKLPPRAASAPRSLSGLVTCGECQSALRVCSVTRPRQSQRYLYLRPAACPRAKKCGAIAYESVLQATFQRICTDLPRLVSGTPLPDVEQMQRAIAAQIHTRQTWLGQLPDLVQQGILDQQTADLRAYTLRTEIARLQTQIDQLPPANLRAIAQVISLPQFWLDLSESERRAYFREFLRQIVLEREGEAWQVRLVFLLERPNV
- a CDS encoding sensor histidine kinase; translation: MGILDFLLGLLIGLGLLCWQQIRQRQRLTRLLRELRAADVETSPFSATSQLALTVAHQQRIQQQLAAEVSTYRSILEAAPVGYLHLDDENRLVWCNPEARSLLDLTPAPPNQPENPRLLLELVRSYELDDLVEQARNSKTLCQKDWVFYPVSPDVLQLTRQRSYVLRGYAVPLPKQHVGVFLESRQESVQLRQKLDRWASDVAHELKTPLTSIRLIAETLQTRLDPALRGWVNRLIGESIRLSDLVQDLLDLALIDRESSQCLHLRQVNLPDLVQAAWLNLEPLSRKKQVQLSYQGPESLPVQIDEARIYRVLMNLLDNSIKYSPPWETVTVRISTGLAEESTHSSPETGVWLEVFDAGTGFAEQDLPHVFERFYRADPARSRLPPNCSASSEASNSSHSNSSHSSAAEPYHRTSSGLGLAIVRQIVEAHQGIVLASNHPETGGAWLRIWLPQNGLEPEPHKQPPDGLEIKLYEEPRADVGSANLLE
- a CDS encoding response regulator transcription factor gives rise to the protein MIQDTPAPDSKLLQTDVKLGRVLLVEDEELIRETIKLALSDEGYDVLVAEDGRAALEITTRADEGDYAEFEIDLIILDLMLPYVNGLDLCRLIRHNGSTVPILILSAKGSETDRVVGLEVGADDYLTKPFGMRELIARCRALLRRYRQAQPQIGDANLRFQDITLFPQECRVTVRGEAINLSPKEFRILELFMTHPRRVWSREQLIEKVWGPDFMGDSKTVDVHIRWLREKLELDPSHPEYLNTVRGFGYRFG
- a CDS encoding YcbK family protein, with translation MVQLILRVNTATVFKLRPEPTSLLQPNEMVAIASGNTYPLHSYAYANINGSFNGHIKFALQNRTINGFNTWFVSSLDAQVEANGVVVYPHEDQESIPILWINQNTILKRRPVDSSVLSPSERVSIQRGCMINLHSYAFADAQGEFNNHIKFAIRDRIDFINGLSTWFVFNQHAFVTFDGDVVYPPEDPNAFILRITQNTLFKRRPVQSSQLAPNEQAPAVPGTLLVIDNYAFADAQGSFNSHIKFALKYVKDNIYGFNTWYVFDQHARVEQAGRVVYPRPQPTPPPPPPPPPPPPPPPPPQYTGRPFRLPGYSSTFYTDQPIIPNGNFTWGEATKNATRIPATKAIADNILALARELQRVRNQIGRPFQVNSWYRPPDVNSAVGGATNSQHLYGKAVDVQVQGLSGRQVANAVMLSWNGGIGIYSNMPNVIHLDIGPKRTWGF
- the msrB gene encoding peptide-methionine (R)-S-oxide reductase MsrB, producing the protein MKKRYFLGISTAVLGVAWLSRYLPGQQGASEAIASTTFEITKTEAEWRAILTPEQFRVLRQHGTEYPGSSPLDKEYGNGTYVCAACGLPLFSSETKYDSGTGWPSFSAPIQGAIGASIDNSFLMTRTEVHCRRCGGHLGHVFDDGPAPTGLRYCMNGVALRFVPA
- the aat gene encoding leucyl/phenylalanyl-tRNA--protein transferase — translated: MTWYQYDIEAIVQRYAQGYFLMAEDTGDSLGWYSSQQRTLIPLDDRFRYPRSLQRVLNQNRFSVAIDRAFSEVVDGCADRDTTWISSELKVIYQELHRAGYAHSFETWQGDELAGGILGIIVGGAFIGESMFYRIPDGSKVAMVKLVERLRDRQFVLFDAQMMNPHLARFGAYIVSNREYRKLLQRAAEIRPSLL
- a CDS encoding methylenetetrahydrofolate reductase; the encoded protein is MVTSSSLPAEPRSLAPSTRLQAAARSGEFLITAEVMPPKGCDPTHMLQMAHLLKDWVHGVNITDGSRAVLRMSSLVSAALLLREGIEPIYQVACRDRNRIGLQADLMGAQALGIRNVLALTGDPIKAGDHPDAKPVFDLESVRLLRLIGNLNAGLDINEKPLTDGATSFFAGAAVDPQCPSWSGLQRRFERKVEAGAQFFQSQLITDFDRLDKFMHQVAAGCNRPILAGIFLLKSAKNAQFINKNVPGAQIPQHIIDRLETAAHPLEEGVAIAAEQVQMARQLCQGVHMMAVKREDLIPEILARAGLGKVSAVKR
- the trpS gene encoding tryptophan--tRNA ligase gives rise to the protein MGKQRVLSGIQPTGELHLGNYLGAIRNWVEIQEDYDSYLFMADLHAITVPHDPTRLAESTYKVAASYLASGISLEHATIFVQSHVPAHAELAWLLMCITPLNWLEDMIQFKEKAVKQGENVGAGLLSYPVLQAADILLYEPDKVPVGEDQKQHLELTRDIAARLNYQFGREDAPILKLPTPMIRAEGARVMSLTDGTKKMSKSDPSELSRINLLDSPEEIQRKIKRCKTDPIRGLEFDNPERPECTNLLTLYMILSGQTKDEVAKECAEMGWGQFKPLLTETMITALKPIQDRYHEIMGEPGYLQQVLREGKERAEAIANITLTKVKKALGYALPV